A single window of Hyla sarda isolate aHylSar1 chromosome 2, aHylSar1.hap1, whole genome shotgun sequence DNA harbors:
- the GPR61 gene encoding G-protein coupled receptor 61 produces MDTSLPSLTWNFSFNASGSPITANPHYGALFIMLLMDLSAVAGNVAVMGVIMKTPSLRKFVLVFHLCVVDLLAALTLMPLAMLSGSGGTSLYEIQGLGQMACRAYLFLSVCLTSTGILSISAINIERYYYVVHPMRYQVKMTMGLVSWVLAGVWIKAVLTSLIPVLGWNPPVSGHCSLQGGGNSVFRAGFLLFYSSFYFLLPLTIIFVVYCSMFKVARVAALQQGPLPTWMDNSPQRRRSESLSSRSTMVTGSGATRGTPQQRVTGGGSGSGGKAAAVLAAVGGQFLLCWLPYFGFHLYAALRSPPPPPGSRVEWIVTWMGFLCFASNPIFYGCLNRQIREELGRWVGCFFKRGGTGEDELRLPSREGSIEENFLQFLQGTGCTPDTRAVVHITPKGDQPAVDFRIPGQIAEETSEFLEQPWDLTAVGKDYNNTGPSQKT; encoded by the coding sequence ATGGATACCTCCCTTCCCTCTCTCACATGGAACTTTTCTTTCAATGCTTCAGGGAGCCCTATTACAGCAAATCCCCATTATGGGGCCCTTTTCATTATGCTTCTTATGGACCTATCGGCAGTAGCTGGGAATGTGGctgtcatgggggtcatcatgAAGACTCCATCCCTCAGGAAGTTTGTTCTGGTCTTCCACTTGTGTGTGGTGGATCTCTTGGCTGCACTTACACTTATGCCCTTGGCTATGTTGTCTGGAAGTGGAGGCACTTCCCTGTATGAAATCCAGGGATTAGGGCAGATGGCTTGCCGTGCATACTTGTTCTTGAGTGTTTGTCTTACCAGTACTGGCATACTATCAATCTCTGCCATAAATATTGAGAGATATTACTATGTGGTACATCCCATGAGGTACCAAGTCAAGATGACCATGGGACTAGTTAGTTGGGTACTAGCTGGGGTCTGGATTAAAGCTGTACTCACATCCCTAATCCCTGTTTTAGGATGGAACCCACCTGTCTCTGGACATTGCAGCTTGCAGGGAGGTGGCAACAGTGTCTTCCGAGCAGGATTTCTTCTCTTTTattcctctttttattttttactgcctCTCACCATCATCTTTGTTGTCTACTGCAGTATGTTCAAGGTGGCACGAGTAGCTGCCCTCCAACAAGGGCCTCTACCCACTTGGATGGACAACTCACCTCAGCGCAGGCGCTCAGAATCTCTCAGCAGCCGTTCCACCATGGTAACAGGATCAGGAGCCACACGTGGAACTCCTCAACAACGAGTGACAGGTGGTGGTTCTGGTAGTGGTGGGAAGGCAGCAGCTGTCTTAGCTGCAGTAGGGGGTCAGTTTTTATTATGTTGGTTACCTTATTTTGGCTTCCACTTATATGCTGCACTGCGTTCTCCCCCTCCACCCCCTGGATCACGAGTGGAATGGATTGTCACATGGATGGGGTTTCTTTGTTTTGCCTCCAACCCAATATTTTATGGTTGCCTAAATCGGCAAATTCGTGAGGAACTGGGAAGGTGGGTTGGGTGTTTCTTTAAACGAGGGGGTACTGGGGAGGATGAGCTTCGTTTACCAAGTCGGGAAGGCTCTATTGAGGAAAATTTCTTGCAGTTTTTGCAGGGTACTGGCTGCACGCCAGACACTAGGGCAGTTGTTCATATTACCCCTAAAGGGGATCAACCAGCTGTAGACTTCCGAATTCCAGGGCAGATTGCAGAGGAAACATCAGAGTTCTTAGAACAACCATGGGATTTGACAGCTGTGGGCAAAGACTATAATAACACTGGTCCATCTCAAAAAACATGA